A stretch of Mastomys coucha isolate ucsf_1 unplaced genomic scaffold, UCSF_Mcou_1 pScaffold1, whole genome shotgun sequence DNA encodes these proteins:
- the LOC116103853 gene encoding olfactory receptor 10X1-like, with amino-acid sequence MMVNQTIVKEFILVGFSVYPHVQTCLFVVFFCLYMVTLAGNLAIMGLTWVVRSLHTPMYFFLSALSFSETCYTLTIIPKMLVDLLDKDNRISVTGCGLQMCFFLGLGGTNCILLTLMGYDRFLAICNPLRYPLLMTNVACGQLVASAWIGGFFISLIETSLIFRVSFCIPNLIRHFFCHMRAVLRLSCTDSNFTEFIVTLMSVSGLLGTFLLILLTYVFILSSVLKIPSAEGKQKAFSTCASHLTVVIIHFGFASVVYMKPENSGGDDTLIAVPYTVITPFLSPIIFTLRNKDMKNAFRKIMRKTVVLKK; translated from the coding sequence ATGATGGTCAACCAAACAATCGTGAAGGAATTCATTCTTGTAGGCTTCTCTGTTTACCCACATGTACAGACTTGTCTCTTTGTGGTCTTCTTTTGCCTGTATATGGTCACTCTTGCAGGCAACCTGGCCATCATGGGTTTGACTTGGGTGGTCAGATCTCTCCACACTCctatgtacttcttcctcagtgCACTATCCTTCTCTGAGACGTGCTATACCCTGACTATCATCCCTAAGATGCTGGTCGATCTGTTAGACAAGGACAACCGCATTTCGGTCACAGGTTGTGGCTTGCAGATGTGTTTCTTCCTGGGTCTTGGAGGAACAAACTGTATCCTTCTCACTTTGATGGGATATGACCGATTTCTGGCCATCTGCAACCCCCTCAGATATCCTCTTCTAATGACCAATGTTGCATGTGGACAACTTGTGGCCTCTGCCTGGATTGGAGGcttctttatttctctaattGAGACATCACTGATATTCAGGGTGTCTTTCTGCATCCCTAACCTCATCAGACATTTCTTTTGCCATATGAGGGCAGTTCTGAGGCTGTCCTGCACAGACAGTAACTTCACAGAATTCATTGTAACACTCATGTCAGTGTCTGGTTTGCTGGGTACATTCTTGCTCATCCTCCTGACTTATGTGttcatcctttcttctgttctcaaGATCCCCTCAGCTGAGGGTAAACAAAAGGCATTTTCTACCTGTGCCTCACACCTCACTGTGGTCATCATCCACTTTGGTTTTGCATCTGTTGTTTATATGAAGCCAGAAAACTCCGGGGGAGACGACACACTCATAGCAGTTCCATATACTGTCATTACCCCTTTCCTCAGTCCCATCATATTCACACTCAGGAATAAAGATATGAAGAATGCTTTTAGAAAGATCATGAGAAAGACAGTAGTCTTGAAAAAATAA